A window of the Pseudomonas furukawaii genome harbors these coding sequences:
- a CDS encoding DUF1631 domain-containing protein, producing the protein MQTDAKVVSLTKGTTQQSPTASAGRLPVALIQVRDKAAVQLKQTLQMLFDNADDTLFEMADRATSNAEQNAFFEAMRDLRLKRKSIERTFLQKVFECFTALNQYEIGKAPQLDVASFDNLSLVQNDELEETVALDAMVAKVMSRDGVALGHITARLNALVSKKIEDRTNPLGPRVLCESFLDACRSLGVEIKVKLIIFKLFEKYVLTELDAFYAEANQSLIQAGVLPDLRSAPVRRQPDRPTASSRGAQAGSAASGGATGDEGVQEVFGVIQELLTQVRGSAFPRREYPADAVPVSSVDLMRLLSHLQQHLPQQPADDYDLRVNLDQLLSRASARSGRVRVVGQVDDDVINLVSMLFEFILDDRTLPDSLKALIGRMQIPMLKVALLDKTFFSRGSHPARRLLNEIASAALGWVEQDEAQRDSLYHRIEQVVQRLLNDFVDDPSIFSELLAEFLAYTGDERRRSELLEQRTRDAEEGRAKAELARKRVEEALNQRLLGRTLPEVVVRLLREAWSKVLLLSCLKHGVESAEWQAALQTMDDLIWSVESHEAPEARARLLELVPGLLKSLRDGLASAAFDPFSTSEFFSQLEALHVQAFQRLRKPEPEPVEQADGGLESPPLLLDLPEEPAEQEGAPVMVAVVEEIVLVAPGETQVPEPELTLADDDEALVFVDNLRVGSWVEFQEDEEHKLRCKLAALIKPTGKYIFVNRTGMKVLEKSRMGLAVEYRRKAIRLLDDALLFDRALESVIGNLRRLKGA; encoded by the coding sequence ATGCAGACCGACGCGAAGGTGGTTTCGCTCACCAAGGGAACCACCCAGCAATCGCCAACCGCTTCCGCAGGTAGGCTGCCCGTGGCCTTGATCCAGGTACGCGACAAAGCGGCAGTGCAGCTGAAACAGACGCTGCAGATGCTGTTCGACAATGCGGACGACACCCTCTTCGAGATGGCCGACCGTGCCACCAGCAATGCCGAGCAGAATGCCTTCTTCGAGGCGATGCGGGACCTTCGGCTGAAGCGCAAAAGCATCGAGCGGACCTTCCTGCAGAAGGTGTTCGAGTGCTTCACCGCCCTGAACCAGTACGAGATCGGCAAGGCGCCGCAGTTGGATGTGGCGTCTTTCGATAACCTCTCGCTGGTGCAGAACGACGAGCTCGAGGAGACCGTGGCCCTGGACGCCATGGTGGCCAAGGTGATGAGCCGCGACGGTGTCGCGCTGGGGCATATCACCGCGCGTCTCAACGCCCTGGTGAGCAAGAAGATCGAGGACCGCACCAACCCCCTCGGGCCCCGTGTGCTGTGCGAGTCGTTCCTCGACGCCTGCCGCAGTCTGGGGGTGGAGATCAAGGTCAAGCTGATCATCTTCAAACTGTTCGAGAAGTACGTCCTGACCGAATTGGACGCGTTCTACGCCGAGGCCAACCAGTCGCTGATCCAGGCCGGCGTGCTGCCGGACCTGCGTTCGGCGCCGGTGCGTCGCCAGCCGGATCGTCCGACCGCGTCCAGCCGGGGCGCGCAGGCGGGGAGCGCCGCATCCGGCGGCGCGACGGGTGACGAGGGGGTGCAGGAGGTCTTCGGAGTCATCCAGGAGTTGCTGACCCAGGTGCGTGGCAGCGCCTTCCCTCGCCGTGAGTACCCGGCCGATGCCGTGCCGGTCAGCAGCGTCGACCTGATGCGCCTGCTTTCCCATCTGCAGCAGCACCTGCCGCAGCAGCCCGCCGACGATTACGACCTGCGCGTCAACCTCGACCAGTTGCTCAGCCGCGCCAGCGCCCGCAGTGGCCGTGTGCGGGTGGTGGGGCAGGTGGACGACGATGTGATCAACCTGGTGTCCATGCTTTTCGAGTTCATCCTCGATGACCGCACCTTGCCGGATTCGCTCAAGGCCCTGATCGGCCGGATGCAGATTCCCATGCTCAAGGTGGCGCTGCTGGACAAGACTTTCTTCAGCCGTGGCAGCCATCCGGCGCGGCGGCTGCTCAACGAGATCGCCTCCGCCGCCCTGGGCTGGGTGGAGCAGGATGAAGCCCAGCGCGACAGCCTCTATCACCGCATCGAGCAGGTGGTGCAGCGGCTGTTGAACGACTTCGTCGATGATCCGTCGATCTTCTCCGAACTGCTGGCCGAGTTCCTCGCCTACACCGGTGATGAGCGCCGTCGCAGCGAGTTGCTGGAACAGCGCACCCGCGATGCCGAAGAGGGTCGCGCCAAGGCCGAGCTGGCCCGCAAGCGGGTGGAGGAAGCCCTCAACCAGCGCCTGCTGGGCCGCACCCTGCCGGAGGTGGTGGTGCGCCTGCTGCGGGAAGCCTGGAGCAAGGTGCTGCTGCTGAGCTGCCTGAAGCACGGCGTGGAGTCGGCCGAATGGCAAGCCGCGCTGCAGACCATGGATGACCTGATCTGGAGCGTGGAGTCCCACGAGGCGCCCGAGGCCCGTGCGCGCCTGCTGGAGCTGGTGCCGGGGCTGCTCAAGTCCCTGCGCGACGGTTTGGCCAGCGCCGCCTTCGATCCCTTTTCCACCAGCGAATTCTTCAGCCAGCTGGAGGCCCTGCATGTGCAGGCCTTCCAGCGCCTGCGCAAGCCGGAGCCCGAGCCGGTAGAGCAGGCCGATGGCGGCCTGGAGTCGCCACCTCTGCTCCTCGACTTGCCGGAAGAGCCGGCGGAGCAGGAAGGCGCCCCGGTGATGGTCGCCGTGGTGGAGGAAATCGTCCTGGTCGCGCCGGGTGAAACCCAGGTGCCGGAGCCGGAACTGACGCTCGCGGACGACGACGAGGCGCTGGTTTTCGTCGATAACCTGCGGGTGGGCAGCTGGGTGGAGTTCCAGGAAGACGAGGAGCACAAGCTGCGCTGCAAGCTGGCGGCGCTGATCAAGCCCACCGGCAAGTACATCTTCGTCAATCGCACCGGCATGAAGGTGCTGGAGAAGAGCCGCATGGGGCTGGCCGTCGAGTACCGCCGCAAGGCGATCCGCCTGCTGGACGATGCCCTGTTGTTCGACCGTGCCCTGGAATCGGTGATCGGCAACCTGCGCCGACTCAAGGGGGCCTGA
- the ampD gene encoding 1,6-anhydro-N-acetylmuramyl-L-alanine amidase AmpD, producing MQLDPLSGWCQGISHCPSPNFNLRPEGEVSLLVIHNISLPPGQFGTGKVQAFFQNRLDPSEHPFFEEIRDLRVSAHFLIERDGAVTQFVSCNGRAWHAGVSRFDGREGCNDFSVGIELEGTDDLAFTEPQYAALIALVKQMRMAYPAITPERICGHSDIAPGRKTDPGPAFDWARLRAALVT from the coding sequence ATGCAGCTGGACCCCCTATCCGGCTGGTGCCAGGGCATCAGCCACTGTCCATCCCCCAATTTCAACCTTCGCCCCGAGGGCGAGGTTTCCCTGCTGGTCATCCACAACATCAGCCTGCCGCCCGGCCAGTTCGGCACCGGCAAGGTTCAGGCGTTCTTCCAGAACCGCCTGGACCCGTCGGAGCATCCGTTCTTCGAGGAGATCCGTGATCTCAGGGTGTCCGCGCATTTCCTCATCGAACGTGATGGCGCCGTCACCCAGTTCGTCTCCTGCAATGGGCGGGCGTGGCATGCCGGCGTTTCCCGCTTCGACGGTCGGGAGGGCTGCAACGACTTTTCCGTGGGAATCGAGCTGGAAGGCACCGATGACCTGGCGTTCACGGAACCTCAGTATGCTGCGCTGATCGCCCTGGTGAAGCAGATGCGCATGGCCTATCCCGCCATCACGCCGGAACGCATCTGCGGACACAGTGATATCGCCCCGGGCCGCAAGACCGACCCGGGCCCCGCGTTCGACTGGGCACGCCTGCGGGCGGCCCTCGTAACCTGA
- the ampE gene encoding regulatory signaling modulator protein AmpE, with product MYFLVLLLVLWIEKFSAWRRHIQQDGFWLRELAKAEANPRMAGNAWLILALLVLLPLVLLGLVLLALEPVAYGWLALPVHLLVIVYSLGRGDVLEDIGPFRDAWRRGDTQGAYHVAERDMGLEAEEGGDLLNQVQGYQLWQAYQGFFAVIFWYALLGPVAALAYRLLALASEHASIEPLRERAEMIRHAFDWLPVRVLAASFSLVGNFVGVSRVLLHELLSWEIPARRYIELAGRAAAELPEPASGDAGVATLDALWQLLVRAAVLWYAGFAVWTLLL from the coding sequence ATGTATTTTCTGGTGTTGTTGCTGGTGCTCTGGATCGAGAAGTTCTCCGCCTGGCGTCGGCATATCCAGCAGGACGGCTTCTGGTTGCGCGAGCTGGCCAAGGCGGAGGCCAATCCGCGCATGGCGGGCAATGCCTGGCTGATCCTGGCGCTGCTGGTGCTGTTGCCCCTGGTGCTGCTGGGGCTGGTGCTGCTCGCGCTGGAGCCGGTGGCTTATGGCTGGCTGGCGCTGCCCGTGCACTTGCTGGTGATCGTCTACAGCCTCGGGCGCGGCGATGTGCTCGAGGATATCGGCCCCTTCCGCGACGCCTGGCGGCGAGGCGATACCCAGGGCGCCTACCATGTCGCCGAGCGTGACATGGGCCTCGAGGCGGAGGAGGGCGGCGACCTGCTGAACCAGGTGCAGGGCTATCAGCTCTGGCAGGCCTACCAGGGCTTCTTCGCGGTGATCTTCTGGTATGCGCTGCTGGGCCCGGTGGCGGCCCTTGCCTACCGCCTGCTGGCGCTGGCCAGCGAGCATGCCTCCATCGAGCCGCTGCGCGAGCGGGCGGAAATGATCCGCCACGCCTTCGACTGGCTGCCGGTGCGGGTGCTGGCGGCCAGTTTCTCCCTGGTGGGCAACTTCGTCGGTGTGAGCCGCGTGCTCCTTCATGAGTTGTTGAGCTGGGAGATTCCGGCCCGTCGCTACATCGAGCTTGCCGGGCGTGCCGCTGCCGAACTGCCGGAGCCCGCCAGCGGTGACGCCGGTGTGGCGACGCTGGATGCCCTCTGGCAACTGCTGGTGCGTGCCGCCGTGCTCTGGTACGCCGGCTTCGCCGTCTGGACCCTGCTGCTCTGA
- a CDS encoding methyl-accepting chemotaxis protein — protein MKTLLYPAITLMNRLSFGMKFSLISVLFFLPMLITNFYLVRDSYRQFVSTRSELQSLDLLGASLTVRRHLESLNDLVLINSMIGQSGQAGDLETRIAGLEQQVLATLEGLVPVVSEPEQVDAFNAKRDELITALQSAKGETSLQSKSAMIEKLLGNAQVFIKVVATQAGLSQDDQADVRQITELIATATPQVTQAIGKGRAIGAYSLGQGFLNSAASTKLDDLLLDLEKLSAEYGLKIADALDGSPRAHQTLDSLAAASRDSLKQSATLFEERVIMADTLDTPWQQFYDQASAGLEKTYQLNDASLGFLKSELEIRLADKRMQTVLLVVALLVVFLAIVYLYSGFYVSTRTTLKSLGKVMDKVAAGDMTVSFRAESRDELGELGQVFNGTVAKIHDLIELVGHTVIEVERQAGRVEQVSGESNQAVAGQRSQIEQVATAMNQMSATAQEVARSAAAAVGSAQSVNQETVSGRALVESQLSSIERLASEIDQSVGVINQLAADSASISRVLEVIKGIAEQTNLLALNAAIEAARAGEQGRGFAVVADEVRTLAKRTQQSTEEIEQMIARLQGGVGAAVKAMNTSHQMADGTVSQSGRVQAALENILGAVGMIVDQNQQIAAAAEQQTAVAHDIDQNIVEINHAGERTAAGASQTEQASRELSGQVAQLKQLIGAFRV, from the coding sequence GTGAAGACCCTGTTGTATCCTGCCATCACGCTGATGAATCGCCTCAGCTTCGGCATGAAGTTCAGTCTTATCAGTGTGCTGTTCTTCCTTCCGATGTTGATCACCAACTTCTATCTCGTCCGGGATTCCTACCGGCAATTCGTCAGCACCCGCTCCGAATTGCAGAGCCTCGACCTCCTCGGGGCCAGCCTCACGGTGCGGCGCCACCTGGAAAGCCTCAACGACCTGGTGCTGATCAACTCGATGATCGGCCAGTCGGGCCAGGCCGGGGACCTGGAAACGCGCATTGCCGGCCTGGAGCAGCAGGTGCTCGCGACCCTGGAGGGCCTGGTGCCCGTGGTCAGCGAACCGGAGCAGGTGGACGCCTTCAACGCCAAGCGCGACGAGCTGATCACTGCCTTGCAGTCCGCCAAGGGAGAGACCTCCCTGCAGAGCAAGAGCGCCATGATCGAGAAGCTGCTGGGCAATGCCCAGGTCTTCATCAAGGTGGTCGCCACCCAGGCCGGCCTCAGCCAGGACGACCAGGCGGATGTCCGGCAGATCACCGAACTCATCGCCACCGCCACGCCCCAGGTCACCCAGGCCATCGGCAAGGGCCGCGCCATCGGCGCCTACTCGCTGGGACAGGGCTTCCTCAATTCCGCCGCCAGCACCAAGCTGGATGACCTGTTGCTGGACCTGGAAAAGCTCAGCGCCGAGTACGGCCTGAAGATCGCCGATGCCCTGGATGGCAGCCCACGGGCCCATCAGACGCTGGACAGTCTGGCCGCGGCGAGCCGCGACTCGCTCAAGCAGAGCGCGACGCTGTTCGAGGAGCGGGTGATCATGGCCGACACCCTCGACACGCCCTGGCAGCAGTTCTACGACCAGGCCAGCGCCGGGCTGGAGAAGACCTATCAGCTCAACGACGCGTCCCTGGGCTTCCTCAAGTCCGAGCTGGAAATCCGCCTCGCCGACAAGCGCATGCAGACGGTGCTGCTGGTGGTGGCGCTGCTGGTGGTCTTCCTGGCCATCGTCTACCTCTACAGCGGCTTCTATGTGTCCACGCGCACCACGCTCAAGAGCCTGGGCAAGGTGATGGACAAGGTCGCCGCCGGTGACATGACCGTGAGCTTTCGGGCCGAGAGCCGTGACGAGTTGGGCGAACTGGGCCAGGTCTTCAACGGCACGGTGGCCAAGATCCACGACCTGATCGAGCTGGTGGGGCACACGGTGATTGAAGTGGAGCGCCAGGCGGGCCGCGTCGAGCAGGTCTCCGGCGAAAGCAACCAGGCCGTGGCCGGGCAGCGCAGCCAGATCGAGCAGGTCGCCACCGCCATGAACCAGATGTCCGCCACGGCCCAGGAGGTGGCTCGCAGCGCCGCCGCCGCCGTGGGCAGTGCCCAGAGCGTGAATCAGGAGACCGTGAGCGGTCGTGCCCTGGTGGAGTCCCAGTTGTCCAGCATCGAGCGCCTGGCCAGCGAGATCGACCAGTCGGTGGGCGTGATCAACCAGCTGGCTGCCGACAGCGCCTCCATCAGCCGGGTGCTGGAAGTGATCAAGGGCATCGCCGAGCAGACCAACCTGCTGGCCCTCAATGCCGCCATCGAAGCGGCCCGCGCCGGCGAACAGGGGCGGGGATTCGCGGTGGTGGCGGACGAGGTGCGAACGCTCGCCAAGCGCACCCAGCAATCCACCGAGGAGATCGAGCAGATGATCGCCCGGCTGCAGGGCGGCGTCGGCGCGGCGGTGAAGGCGATGAACACCAGCCATCAGATGGCCGACGGCACCGTCAGCCAGTCCGGCAGGGTGCAGGCCGCGCTGGAGAACATCCTGGGGGCGGTGGGCATGATCGTCGACCAGAACCAGCAGATCGCCGCCGCCGCCGAACAGCAGACCGCCGTGGCCCACGATATCGACCAGAACATCGTCGAGATCAACCACGCCGGCGAGCGCACCGCCGCCGGGGCGAGCCAGACCGAGCAGGCCAGCCGCGAGCTGTCCGGGCAGGTGGCGCAGCTCAAGCAGTTGATCGGGGCCTTCCGGGTGTGA
- a CDS encoding TatD family hydrolase, producing MLIDTHNHLDFPDFDADRDEVLARCRALGVRRQVLLGVYQGNWQRIWDWANQGDDFHVAFGLHPIYLAQHREEHLAELRQRLDRHRGHPRLCAVGEIGLDYFVPELDRDAQQRLFEAQLGLAAEFELPVLLHVRRSHAAVIATLKRFRLKRAGIVHAFAGSVEEAREYRKLGFRLGLGGAPTWPQANRLRKVVAQLPLEDIVLETDAPDMAPAMHPYGRNSPEFLPDICRALAEIRGVNPEELARISTRNACELFGWNDLQERT from the coding sequence ATGCTGATCGATACCCACAACCACCTCGACTTCCCCGACTTCGACGCCGACCGCGACGAGGTGCTGGCACGCTGCCGCGCCCTGGGCGTCAGGCGACAGGTGCTGCTGGGCGTGTACCAGGGCAACTGGCAACGGATCTGGGACTGGGCGAACCAGGGCGATGACTTCCATGTCGCCTTCGGCCTGCACCCGATCTACCTGGCCCAGCACCGTGAGGAACACCTGGCGGAACTGCGCCAGCGCCTGGATCGTCACCGGGGTCATCCACGGCTGTGCGCGGTGGGGGAGATCGGGCTGGATTACTTCGTGCCGGAACTGGATCGCGATGCCCAGCAAAGGCTGTTCGAGGCCCAACTGGGCCTGGCGGCGGAGTTCGAGCTACCGGTCCTGCTCCACGTGCGCCGCAGCCACGCCGCCGTGATCGCGACGCTCAAGCGTTTCCGCCTGAAGCGCGCCGGCATCGTCCACGCCTTCGCCGGCAGCGTCGAGGAGGCGCGGGAGTATCGCAAGCTGGGCTTCCGCCTGGGCCTGGGCGGCGCGCCGACCTGGCCCCAGGCCAATCGCCTGCGCAAGGTGGTGGCGCAGCTGCCGCTGGAGGACATCGTGCTGGAAACCGACGCCCCGGACATGGCGCCGGCCATGCATCCCTATGGCCGTAACAGCCCCGAGTTCCTGCCGGACATCTGCCGCGCGCTGGCGGAGATACGCGGCGTGAACCCGGAGGAACTGGCCCGGATCAGCACGCGCAATGCGTGCGAGCTGTTCGGCTGGAATGACCTTCAGGAAAGAACCTGA
- a CDS encoding aminotransferase class I/II-fold pyridoxal phosphate-dependent enzyme — protein sequence MRFASIVDRMAGAGTAAWDIHYAAIAAQRAGEDVIVLSIGDPDFATPEPITAAAIDALRAGDTHYCDVAGRPELRQAIADLHGRLTGQPVGADSAILVAGAQNGLYAAAMCLLEAGDEVIVFDPVYVTYEATLKATGANLVRVPCPAASGFRPDLDALRAAIGPRTRAIFFANPNNPTGVVMNAEEMQAIADLAQAHDLWVVADEVYESLTFETPHRYFATLPGMRERTVSVGSLSKSHAMTGWRTGWVVACPELVSHIENLALNVLYGLPGFVQEAVLVAVRAYDEVTADMRELYRRRRDLVVEALADCAPLRVLKPEAGMFVLLDVRASGLSSLDFAWKLFRETGVSVLDAAAFGPAAEGFVRLSYSLGEEQLLDACRRIRRFAAGLTSRPVIEGPCSAEAAPVAAERPMRVQVEDIHKRFGEFEVLKGVSLSAREGDVVSLIGASGSGKSTLLRCINLLEIPNQGSISVDGERIRLSTDRIGEPRVADAKQLTRIRSRLGMVFQGFNLWPHRTVLENLIEAPIQVLKESRVEAVERAEALLERVGLAAKRDEYPSFLSGGQQQRVAIARALAVEPKVMLFDEPTSALDPELVGEVLRVIRSLAEEGRTMILVTHEMAFARDVSSHVAFLHQGRIEEEGHPDEVFLKPGSERCRQFVNAHRNR from the coding sequence ATGCGCTTTGCTTCGATCGTTGACCGGATGGCCGGGGCGGGAACCGCCGCCTGGGACATCCACTACGCGGCCATCGCCGCCCAGCGTGCCGGCGAGGATGTGATCGTCCTCAGCATCGGCGACCCCGATTTCGCCACCCCCGAGCCCATTACCGCCGCCGCCATCGACGCCTTGCGGGCGGGCGACACCCACTACTGCGATGTCGCGGGCCGCCCGGAACTGCGCCAGGCCATCGCCGATCTTCACGGCCGCCTCACCGGCCAGCCGGTGGGCGCCGACAGCGCCATCCTCGTGGCCGGCGCCCAGAACGGCCTGTACGCCGCCGCCATGTGCCTGCTGGAGGCGGGCGACGAGGTCATAGTGTTCGACCCCGTCTACGTCACCTACGAGGCCACCCTCAAGGCCACCGGGGCGAACCTGGTGCGAGTGCCCTGTCCGGCGGCCAGCGGGTTCCGGCCCGACCTGGACGCCCTGCGCGCGGCCATCGGCCCGCGTACCCGGGCGATCTTCTTCGCCAACCCGAACAACCCCACGGGCGTGGTGATGAACGCCGAGGAAATGCAGGCCATCGCCGACCTGGCCCAGGCCCACGACCTCTGGGTAGTGGCGGACGAGGTCTACGAGAGCCTGACCTTCGAGACGCCCCATCGCTACTTCGCCACCCTGCCGGGGATGCGTGAGCGCACGGTGAGCGTCGGCAGCCTGTCCAAGTCCCACGCCATGACCGGCTGGCGCACCGGCTGGGTGGTGGCCTGCCCGGAACTGGTGAGCCATATCGAGAACCTGGCGCTGAACGTGCTCTACGGCCTGCCCGGGTTCGTCCAGGAGGCGGTGCTGGTGGCGGTGCGTGCCTACGACGAGGTGACGGCGGACATGCGCGAACTCTACCGCCGCCGCCGTGACCTGGTGGTGGAGGCGCTGGCCGATTGCGCGCCGCTGCGGGTGCTCAAGCCCGAGGCGGGCATGTTCGTGCTGCTGGATGTGCGTGCCAGTGGCCTCAGTTCCCTGGATTTCGCCTGGAAGCTGTTCCGCGAAACCGGCGTGTCGGTGCTGGATGCCGCCGCCTTCGGGCCGGCCGCCGAAGGCTTCGTGCGACTTTCCTACAGCCTGGGCGAGGAGCAGTTGCTCGATGCCTGCCGCCGCATTCGTCGATTCGCCGCCGGCCTGACGTCGCGCCCGGTGATCGAGGGGCCCTGTTCGGCCGAGGCGGCTCCCGTGGCGGCGGAGCGTCCGATGCGCGTCCAGGTGGAGGATATCCACAAGCGCTTCGGCGAGTTCGAGGTGCTCAAGGGGGTGTCCTTGTCGGCACGTGAGGGCGATGTCGTGTCCCTGATCGGCGCCAGCGGTTCGGGCAAGAGCACCCTCCTGCGCTGCATCAACCTGCTGGAGATTCCCAACCAGGGGAGCATCAGTGTCGACGGCGAACGGATTCGCCTGTCCACCGACCGCATCGGCGAACCCCGGGTGGCGGACGCGAAACAGCTCACGCGCATCCGCTCGCGCCTGGGCATGGTTTTCCAGGGCTTCAACCTCTGGCCTCATCGCACGGTGCTGGAAAACCTCATCGAGGCGCCCATCCAGGTGCTCAAGGAGAGCCGTGTCGAAGCCGTGGAGCGGGCCGAGGCGCTGCTGGAGCGCGTGGGCCTGGCCGCCAAGCGCGACGAATACCCGTCCTTCCTGTCCGGTGGCCAGCAGCAGCGGGTGGCCATCGCCCGCGCGCTGGCGGTGGAGCCCAAGGTGATGCTGTTCGACGAGCCCACCTCGGCCCTGGACCCGGAACTGGTGGGCGAGGTGCTGCGGGTCATCCGCTCGTTGGCCGAGGAGGGCCGGACCATGATCCTGGTGACCCACGAAATGGCCTTCGCCCGCGATGTGTCCAGTCACGTGGCCTTCCTCCACCAGGGGCGGATCGAGGAAGAGGGGCATCCCGACGAGGTGTTCCTGAAGCCGGGCAGCGAGCGCTGCCGGCAGTTCGTCAACGCTCACCGGAATCGATGA
- a CDS encoding transporter substrate-binding domain-containing protein, whose product MKKTRWTGWMAGAAMLVAGAAGAQAETLRFAIAAEPYPPFSQKQPDGRWTGFEPDLIQVLCTQMQARCEIEEVAWDGLIPALMAKKVDIIFNSMSVTEERERQIAFSRAYYDTPVAVAAPQAVDVAITPEGLKGKVVGVQLSTVSSNYLKKYYEHIADLRYYDTQDSVNADLVAGRIDLMMADGIAISAFLKSPDAQASGIEYKGEVPHDPLFGRGVAAGLRKDDQALKARLDEAIGTLLASEDYKVISARYFDVSVAPRQ is encoded by the coding sequence ATGAAGAAGACTCGATGGACAGGTTGGATGGCGGGTGCGGCGATGCTGGTGGCCGGCGCGGCGGGCGCCCAGGCCGAGACCCTGAGATTCGCGATAGCGGCCGAGCCCTATCCGCCCTTCTCCCAGAAGCAGCCGGATGGACGGTGGACGGGGTTCGAGCCCGACCTGATCCAGGTGCTCTGCACGCAGATGCAGGCCCGCTGCGAGATCGAGGAGGTGGCCTGGGACGGCCTGATCCCCGCACTGATGGCGAAGAAGGTGGACATCATCTTCAACTCCATGTCCGTCACCGAGGAGCGTGAGCGGCAGATCGCCTTCAGCCGTGCCTATTACGACACGCCGGTGGCCGTGGCCGCGCCCCAGGCGGTGGATGTCGCCATCACCCCCGAGGGCCTGAAGGGCAAGGTGGTCGGGGTGCAGCTGTCCACCGTCAGCTCCAACTACCTGAAGAAGTACTACGAGCACATCGCCGACCTGCGCTACTACGACACCCAGGACTCGGTGAACGCTGACCTGGTGGCCGGGCGCATCGACCTGATGATGGCCGATGGCATCGCCATCAGCGCCTTCCTCAAGTCCCCCGATGCCCAGGCTTCGGGCATCGAGTACAAGGGCGAAGTGCCCCATGACCCGCTGTTCGGCCGGGGTGTCGCGGCTGGCCTGCGCAAGGACGACCAGGCCCTCAAGGCGCGCCTCGACGAAGCCATCGGCACGCTGCTGGCCAGCGAGGACTACAAGGTCATTTCCGCCAGGTACTTCGACGTGAGCGTCGCGCCCCGGCAATGA
- a CDS encoding ABC transporter permease — protein sequence MSSYFELVGFGPQGWGPALLQGLQVTLEISVGAFLTGLFIGLWVALIKLNGPRPLARLMAGYTTLCRAVPELLLILLLFYAGSMGINELLGWLGHTEVKLNGTLVAILVLGLVQGAYASEVLRGAIQAIPQGQVEAARAFGMSGFSLFRRVTLPAMAPNALAGMANLWLNLLKDSALISVVGTSELLFTAKQAAGSTRQYLLFYLTVAAFYYGLTLLSNLFSGWLERRFRRWMPSV from the coding sequence ATGTCGTCCTATTTCGAGCTGGTGGGCTTCGGCCCGCAGGGCTGGGGACCCGCGTTGCTCCAGGGATTGCAGGTGACCCTGGAGATCTCTGTGGGTGCCTTTCTCACCGGCCTGTTCATCGGGCTCTGGGTGGCCCTCATCAAGCTGAACGGCCCACGGCCGCTCGCACGCCTGATGGCGGGCTACACCACGCTGTGCCGGGCGGTGCCCGAACTGCTGCTGATCCTCCTGCTGTTCTACGCCGGTTCCATGGGGATCAACGAGCTGCTGGGCTGGCTCGGCCATACCGAGGTCAAGCTCAACGGCACCCTGGTGGCGATCCTGGTGCTGGGCCTGGTGCAGGGCGCCTACGCCTCGGAGGTCCTGCGGGGCGCGATCCAGGCCATTCCCCAGGGGCAGGTCGAGGCGGCCCGGGCCTTTGGCATGAGCGGCTTCAGCCTGTTCCGCCGGGTCACCCTCCCGGCCATGGCGCCCAACGCCCTGGCCGGCATGGCGAACCTCTGGCTCAACCTGCTCAAGGACAGCGCCCTGATCAGCGTGGTGGGCACCAGTGAGCTGCTCTTCACCGCCAAGCAGGCGGCGGGTTCAACCCGCCAGTACCTGCTGTTCTACCTCACCGTCGCGGCCTTCTATTACGGGCTGACGCTGCTTTCCAACCTGTTCTCCGGATGGCTGGAGCGTCGCTTCCGGCGCTGGATG